TTATCCAGAGTGCTTCAATGAGTTTGCGCACAATTACTCCGATTGGCATGCCTTACTCGATTTTTATCAGCAACAGTTAAACAGTGACGATCAAATAAAAGCAAGTAAATTTGCCAAACTATGGTGTCATTGGGAACAGGTGCTGTGCCATGGTGAGCCATTAACAAACTGGGGTTTACAAGAGCCCCTTGTAGGGTTAAATCAAGCAAGGTTAATGGTGCATTATTTTCGTAATCACTGCTTTATCGAAGAGGCCTTTATCGCAGAAAATGCACATTTACTTACTCATTTACCTATTTGGTTTATTCATGGCCGCGCCGATTTGATCTGTCGATATAGTGCGGTACAGCAGCTTGCTGAACAGTTAAATGCACAATTATTGATTTTAGATGGCATTGGGCACAGCAGCGATAATCAGGTATATTTGGCGGCAATGCGACGTGCCGCAGATTTAATGTATATCAAGTTATCGAGGGATCAATGCAAGGCTTAATTCAAAGAGTAAAACAGGCAAAAGTAGAAGTGGCAGGTGAAGTAGTCGGTGAGATTTCACAAGGTATTTTGCTGCTATTGGGTGTTGAAAAACAAGACACCGAGCAAAGCGCTCAGAAGCTTTTACATAAAGTCAGTAATTACCGCATTTTTACCGACGAACAAGGAAAGATGAATTTAAGTTTGAAGGATATTAAGGGTGAGCTATTAGTGGTTTCGCAGTTTACGTTAGCAGCTGATACTAAAAAGGGCATGCGTCCGAGCTTCTCAAGTGCTGGCACACCTGAACAAGCAAATACGCTCTATGAGTATTTTATCGCTGAAGCTAAAAAATCGGGCCTAACAGTCGCTGCTGGGCGTTTTGGTGCTGATATGCAAGTAAGCTTATGCAACGATGGTCCAGTTACTTTTAATTTAGCTGTGTAATACCAACTCGCAATAATACTTAATCATTTTGAGGGATTAAACCTCTCGCTAACTGCGTTAAAAATTTCTCATTTAGAACAACTAAATAACGAAATTTTTGCCTTGTTATCAACGAGGTTTATTGCCTCAAAATAGACTACTTAATTAAGCGGGTTGGTATAAGTATTTTTACTTTTTGATCATCACTATGTGGTTCACATAGTCTGGGATTTTCACAATACTTGGGCGCTTACCAAACTCGGTGATCAGTAGGTGCTCAAGTTGCTTTAGTTGCGATGGGTGATTAGATAAAAAATTAATAAATAATAAACCACCTTTTGCCATTGCAGCTCTTAATTTAGTGTAAAACTGGTGCTTATATAAAAATAGCGGTGCGTCTACTTCACTGAATAAATCTAAGATAATCCAATTGTATTTGTTATTTTGCTCTAAAACTTGTTGCGCATCAAAACAGTGTAGATTATTGGCATGATCGCCACCAAAGTAGCGTTTATAGCAGTGGATTATGTCGGGATTTTTATCAACTGATGTCAGCTGGCTGTCGGGGTAGGTGTGCTGTAAGTAGTTACGAATAGCACCGCCACCTAACCCTAATTCTAAAATTTTTTTAGGCTCTTCTAAGTCTTGCCAAAGCTTTGCAAGGTATTGTAAATGAGAAAAAAGCAACCTCGCAGGGCGACGTTTCTCAATGACGGATTGTAGAGTTTCGTTGATCAGTAACCAGCGTAATTGGTTAAGTTGTCTAACTTGAATACTGTAATTGCCTTGCTTATGCCAATAGATGAGTTGCCCTAATCGGTGGCAGTCCTCAATAAAACTATGTTTTACTGCGCCACTGGGTTCAATAAAATGTTCCATATTTCGGGCCTTTAGCTATTTATTTATAAAAATAAGACAATTATTTCAGCATAGACCAGTAGGCATAAAGTGCAATTGTGCATTAGTTTTTACAGCTTGGAATAATAATTTAGACTGGGTCACCAAAGTATTATTCCAACTTGTTAGAAGATCGCGTATCGTAATTCGCATTCCAAAGGCCACGTGAGAAAAACAACAGACAGTGGCTGAATTATCACAGGAGTTTTTATGTTTAAAGTGACCACCCCACAAAGCAGCGAAGATTGGCAAGCGTATTATTCACTACGTTGGCAGGTTTTAAGAGCGCCTTGGGGCGAGCCGCGTGGTTCTGAGCAAGATGACTTGGAGCAAGACGCAGAGCACCGCTTTATCAAAAATAATGACGGCGAAGTTTTAGGTGTAGCTCGCCTACATTTTAATAATCATCAGCAAGCGCAAGTTCGCTATATGGCGGTGGCTGAAGGTAACCGTAACCAGCATATCGGTAGTCGTTTATTACATGAATTAGAAAAAATAGCATGGACTCAAGATGCCGATGAATTGGTATTGTTTGCTCGTGAACGCGCGCTTGATTTCTACAAGCGCCATGGCTACGAAGTAAAAGAAAAAGCGCATCTCGCGTATGACGATGTGCAGCACTGGAAAATGGTAAAACAAAAACCGTCTGAACCGGGTTGGTTTCGTCATCCAAACTGGACACAAGTACTACAAAATACTTGGCGTGAGTCGATTCCAATCAGTGATGCGATGGGGATTAAAGTTGAAAGCTATACTGATTGGCAGTTTACTACTCGTGCTGATTTAGATGCGAACTTAAACCTTCATAATACAATGTTTGCTGGTTCTATTTATAGTTTAGCAACGCTAACAGGGTGGGGGGCAACTTACCTTGCGCTGAAAGAAGCAGGCCTTGAAGGAAATATCGTGTTAGCTGATGCTAATATTAAATACCTTAAGCCACTGAATAACGACCCTCGCGGGAGCGTTGAATTGGCTGGTTGTAAAGGTAAGTTAGCGGATTTAGAGTCTAATGGTAAAGCAAGCTACCATGTGCCAGTGAATGTATATGATGGTGATGTGTTAGTTGCTGAATTTGAAGGCCACTTCATCGTTAAAAAATAACGACTATTTAGAGCGAGCTAACTAAAGCTCGCTCTTTATTACAGTTAAAGCAAGTCAGTTAACAGAATACCGACACCAAAGCGTTCAATATCAGCATTGTAGTCAATCAAGCTCTCGCCATAGCCATTAAAGTATTGTGCGTAACCACGTAACCTGCCCCAAAGAGGAAAAGACCAATCTAACTGGATTGCACCACGGTTATCTGAGTTTAAGTTATTACGCGTCATAAAGCTGAATTCATGCTCGTTGTAACGGTATGCACCTGAGAATTCAAAATAACCCATGTATTTGTAGATATCTGGATTATCATCGCCACGTGCTTTTAGCTCATCATCTTTTTTATCTTCAGGAATGCGATACCACGGCTTAAAGCTAAATACAAAGCCATCTTTTTCCCATAAGAAATCAGCATAGATACGGTTCCACGAGCGTGAATTAGGTTGGCTTCGACCATTAGATTGATGCGAGGCACCAATTGCGATTGCCATTTCATCACCCCACAGTACATGCTCAGGATCAAGATAGTTCATCCAGAATATCTCCGGTTCGTAATTGGTTTCACGAAATGGTGATGAAATATCTTTGTTATAAAACTGCCAAAACGACTGCAATGTAAAAGCAAAAAAGATACCTTGGTCTTTATCTGAGAAGCCTTCGAAGATAGGTACTTTAATTGATAGTTGGTATTTCACTTCAAGGTTATCGAGTGGTTCGCCATCGACCTCTTCAGCAAGGTCTTTTAAACCATCAAAAGGGCGCTCATTAGGGTTAGACACGTAAGAGAGCGGTAAAATGTAGTTACGCTTATGTGGAGTGATTACATTACGGTTTTTCTTGCTCACTTCTTCACGAGCTTTGCGTTTGTCTAAAGCCGTGAGCTTTTTGCTCTCGTCTAAGTCAGAGCACTTTTTACGAAGTTCTTCGAGTGTTTGTTTACCGTCACCGCCAATAGCTTCGTTCAAAATACACTGCTTTACGAGTTCTAGCGCGTCATCTTGTTCGTTAGTTTGTGGTTGTTCAGTTTGAGCGAATACAGGTACAGAAAATAAGCCAGCGGCTGCCAGCCAAATGCGCCATCCCATTGCAGTTCCCTTTCAGTAGACTTGTAAGTAGGTATAATTATAACGATTTTTACATAAGTAACCGTGAACTTGTACTGAATTGTTGAAATTTTGGGTAAATAGAGAGCCCCAAGCTAAGCTTGGAGCTCTACTGTAACGGCCTAAGGGCATAAGCCGTCGACTCTCACGCAATGAGAAGGTGTGAGCTTATAGCTCAAATACGTTTGTAAAAAACTTATAAAGTTCAGTGCCTTGATTCACGCTTGCTGAAGCAAAATGCAAAATAGCGATGGCGTCTTTATCAAAACTTAATGTTTGAAGGGGTTGCTCAGAAAGGTAGCGCTCCATTCGTAAAATGTGGGCTATAGGCTCGCCTGCTTTTACATGGCCTCCAAGCGGGGCAAGATATTCCACCATGCCACCCATAGGCGCATAGTAAGCAACATAATCTTCAAGCATACAGGCATAGCGTGTTATCGCTTTTGGTTTATAAGCAGCATCCACAAATACCTCTTTGTAAGTGAGGTAACTTAAAATACTATTTGCATCTTCAAGGGCTGCACTTAAATCGATTTTTTCTTGGCTACCTAATTCAACGGTAAATGCTTCAACTTGAACTGCAAATTCACGGCCTTGTTTGGCAAGTTCTTCAGAAAGCGACCACCAAGGACAGAAGCTCGCTTCATCCATCGCTCCATCAAAGTCACTTGGGATCAATAAGATATGTTCAATGTTGAAATAGCTTGCGCTGTCTTTGGCATATTCTGGGCAATAGAGGTGCTGACTTGAGATAGGTCCTGTGTGTAGGTCTAAAACAATATCCGCCTGATGCGCAAGCTTTTGCAGGTTCAGAGCAATGCGCTTACCTGTTGTTAGGCTGTAGTCAGGACCGGTTAGTTGGCTGTCGATGTCAGTAACGAGTGCCTCTTTGAATGCAGCTTTAAGAGTCGCATCATCACTGCCTTTGTGCAGTTCAGCTATCTGTGAGGGTAATGCTTTGTTAAAGCGGTACATGCGGTTCCAGTTGGTACCAGTAATAGGATCGAAGCGACCCAGAGTAAACTCACCTGATTTTTGGTTACAACCAATTGGGTTGGCATAAGGCACAAGAGTAATGTCGCCACGTAGCTTTAGAGATTTTAGCTGTTCAAGTAACTGATAAATTACTGCATTACCTTGTACTTCTGCGCCATGCATATTAGCTTGTATATACACGCTTGGTCCTGTGCCATCGCCTTTTAAGCGATACACAGGGATTGTCAGTGGAAGGCCGTTGGCAATCTCGCCAACCACAATATTCTCTTGGCTGATTAGTTCTTTACTCATGGCGATTACCTTAAATAATAGCTAGCATCTTCAGCGCTACGGATGCACTCAATACTGCCTTGTTCAAGGATGTATTCAGCTGCTAATTCGTGGCATAAAAAGTACGGCATACTTTCGGTAAAGCCGTATGCGCCACACTGGCTGAATACCAACCAGTCTTGCTCATTTAAATCGCTAGCTAAGAGGTGCTCACCTAAGCAATCAAGCGCGGTGCAAAGTGGGCCGTATAACGTCATTACTGCAGGCTCAGCCATCGATTCGCGTAGTAACGCTGCAGGAAAATCTTGGCTTGTCACAGCTGGGCGAAGTAAATGGTTAATACCGCCTGATAAAATCACCTGCTGTTGATTGTAATTTTCTTTACGCTCAACAATCGGCGTTACGTAATGACCACATTCGCCCACTGCATAGCGACCAAGTTCCATCCAAAGCTCATTGACACCGGCATCCGCTTTAATGCTCGCCAGAGTCTCGATAAGTGCAGACCAATCAAGTCGGTTAGCATCTTGAGTATAAGGAATGCCTAGGCCACCACCCAAATCGAGAACATTAAGGTTAATATTTAATGAGTTAGCGAGTCGTTGTAATGGCTCAATCATGGCACGCCATAGCTCAGCGAGTTTATCGGTGCTGAGCATGTTGCCCCATTGGAAAATATGCAGACCATCAAAGTTAAGTGCTGGGTAATTACTTACTGTTAGTGCTTGCCATTCATCACAGCCCAAACCAAAGGGGGTGAGACTATCGCCGCCAAGTGGGTTCTTTTCACTGTCTGGCCAACGTAGTTGTACACGCAATAATACTTGCAGCTGGCAATTTGCTTTTGTTGCTTGTTCGTTTAACCAGCGAACTTGGTTAATGCTCTCTGCCACAAAAGTACGTACACCGCGAGCAATAAAATGTGAAATTTGTTTAGGGCTCTTTGCAGGCCCAGTATTGAGCACGCGCTCGCTATCGATGCCTTGAGCAAGTACTTGCTCAAGTTCACCTTTACTTGCAACATCAAAATTAAACCCTGCGCTGTCTAAACATTGAATAATGCGAGACAGCGGGTTGGCCTTGACTGCGTACCAAAGTTTCACATCGGTTTGCGCCGTCAGTTGATTTAAATGTGCAGTTAATTTATCTAAATCATAGATAAAAAATGGCGTATCAAGGTGCGTTGCTACTTGTTCAACTGCTTGCTTGATGGGCGTGCTCATAAAGCTCATTAACGTAAAACCTCTTCTAACAGTAATGATGCATCGCTTTGTTCATCTCGGTATTTCACGATCAATGCACAAGACATGCTTAGGCCTTGCTCACGAGCCCATGCGTTTGAAGCAGGACGAGAACCTGGGATCACAATCGCGTTTTCTGGGATTGCTTCACCTTTGTTTAGCTGGCGCTCATTAATACAGTCGTAGACTGGAATGGTTGCAGATAAACGCACACCCGGCGCAAGTACCGCGCCTCTTTTCACAACTACACCTTCAACAATTACGCAGCCTGCGCCGATGAATGCATCATCCTCAATAACCACTGGGCTTGCACCAATAGGCTCAAGCACGCCACCTAATTGTACTGCTGCACTTAGGTGAACATTTTTACCCACTTGTGCACATGAACCCACTAATGCGTGGCTGTCGACCATAGTACCTTCGTCGATGAACGCGCCAATATTCACATACGCTGGTGGCATAATAATAGTGCCTTTAGCAACGTGTGCACCACGACGAACACTGCTACCACCTGGTACCATACGTACGCCTGCATCTGCTGCAAAGCCTTGTGGTGCTAAGTTGTGCTTATCAACAAAACCACCTGGGAACTCGGTGTTAGTGCCATTTTTAAATGCTTCTAAAATGCCTTGTTTAACTTCAATATTAGCATGCCAGTTGCCGTTCTCGTCTTGTGTTGCTGCGCGAACTGCGCCTGATTCTAAGTTGTTTAATAATTCTAACCAGCTCATGATAAAACCTGTTTTTAGTTCCAAGATAAAATAGTGTTATTTGCGTGGGTGATGCCGTCTGTTTGCTCAAGCTCTAAATGCGTAAGTGGCGGACGTAAATGCGGGGTATTTATTTTACCTTGCAGGTGCATCAGTACTTTTACGGGGATTGGGTTTGCTACAGCAAATAGACTTTGAATTGCTTGCGACCAATCAGTGAATAGATTTGGGTATTGACCACTTAAACAGCGTTTAACAAACTCATGGGTTTGGCTTGGCCAAGCATTAGCGGCAACCGAAACTAAACCTTTTGCACCGGCTTGAGCAAAATACGGCATAAGTGCATCATCGCCACTGAAAATGGCAAGTTTTGGCGATGCCGTTCTAAAGCCTTCAAACTTGCTAATATCGCCGCTGGCTTCTTTTAAAGCCCAAAGGTTTTTGTGGTCGGCAAGGTTTTTAATTACCTGTGGTGAAATTTCAACTGCGCTGCGCCCTGGTACGTTATACAACATACAAGGGTGATGACTTGCGTTAAGTAGGCTTTCAAACCAATGTGTTTGACCCACAACACCAGGTTTTGCATACAGAGGTGAGCCTAACAGGTAGCCATGAATTGGCAGCTGATTGCAGTATTCAACCCATGCAATTTGCTGCTTTAGGTTCATGCCACCCACAGCGATCATCAGTGGCACACTCGGTGCCAATTGGCAAACATGCTCGACAATGGCTTGTTGTTCTTTAAGTGAAAGCGCTAGTCCTTCACCGGTACTGCCAAGCAATAAAATGCCGTTATTTGCGGCTTGCTGTTCAGTGACCAGTTGCTCTAGGGCCGTGTAATCGACCTCGCCAGATTCAGAAAATGGCGTGACAAGCGCTGTCCATAATGGATAGTCATTTAAATCAAAATTGTTGATCATCTCTCACGAACTTATAAGGTATTCGAAGAGTATATGCGGGAACATTTGAATGGGGCCGCATGTCGTCATTCGAACAAGGTATAATTCGAAGAGCGAATGGGCTTAAAATAATAAAGACGCGACGGCCTTATTATACTAAGACCAGAAGCTCTCCACCAAACTAATCAATAGCGCTTTGCTATTGTTGGTGACAGTCGCTGGGATTCAGCCCAGTCGCCCGAAATAAGCACCTCACAAACGGTGTTACTTCTCGGCGTTAATTCCCCTCACGTATGATCAACAGAGTCTGTGCTCTTCCCATACGTTACCTGAATAACGCACCTCTTCCAGCCCTTTATGCTCGCTTTTAAGGTAAAAGCCAACATAGTTAAATAGGGTATTGGCGGCGATTAAAGCATTTTAGCCATCTAGGTGTCAAGCTGATGAGTTTGTTTTTTAGTGACCAATTTTGCAACATGGTTACGTATAACCGTGTTTTTACGTACACTTAGCGTTAACCAAATAAATTGGAAAAATGATGGAAAAATTTAACGATATTTATCAGCGAGCCGTATCTCGAAAGGGTAGCGAAGACATGCTGCGTGCACTGCTATCAAACCCGCTCGATGATACTGATATTGCCAAAATGCATGATGATTTATGGTTAGAAGAGTTTACTCGTAAAATCTTTCAAAGTGGTTTTTATTGGTCAGTTATTAACAATAAATGGGCTGGTTTTTGCGAAGTGTTTTGGGATTTTAGCATTGAAAAATTGTTAATGATGCCGCCGGATATGCTCGAGCAAAAAGCCAGTGATGAACGAATTGTTCGTAATTTTAAAAAAGTACAAACAATCCCTGAAAATGCGTATATGATCCATGAAGTCGCGGAGAAACATGGCAGCTTTAGTCAGTTTATTGCTGACTGGCCAAGTGATAATATTATTGGGTTATGGGCTTATCTCAAAAAGCATGGTGCACGTTTAGGCGGGAATACTGGCCCATACGCTTTACGGGCGCTAGGTAAAGATACCTTCTTGCTTTCTCGTGATGTAGAAGCCTACTTGCGTGCCCACGAGTTGATAGACGGTGGCTTACAAACTAAAAAGTCACTACAGTCAGCGCAAAACTTCTTCAATGAATTACAACAGCAAAGTGGCTATAGTCTGCAGGCACTTAGTCAGCTTGTTGCCTATGGTGTAGGTGATAACCGCGTAGGTGTAGCAACGCGTTAAGGAAAATTATGAAACTGCAACCTCGATACACAGACATTAGTGAACTGCTCACGATTGAAGATATGCCTAGTGCTGTAGCTGAGCCTAAATTGCTACTGTTTAATGATCAGTTAGCTGATAATTTTTCGATTAATCATGACAGCGAGTTTTTAGCTAAATTCTTAACTGGTTCAACAATAAGTAACGACGTTGCACCAGTTGCACTTGGTTACTCAGGTCATCAATTTGGTCATTTTTCACCGCGTCTGGGTGATGGCAGAGCACATTTACTTGGTGCTATTGCAGATCAAGATGGCACATTGTGGGACTTACAGCTAAAAGGCGCTGGCGCAACTGTATTTTCTCGTGGTGGTGATGGTCGCTGTGCAATTGGTCCTGCGGTGCGAGAATATATTATGAGTGAAGCTCTTAATGCTCTAGGTATTGCTACTACACGTTGTTTAGCAGTCGTTGCTACCGGTGAAACCGTATATCGCCAACCGCCTCGTACAGGCGCCGTAGTTACTCGTTTAGCTAAAAGTCATATTCGTGTCGGCTCATTTCAATACTTAGCAACGCAAGGGGATATTGAAGGGCTAGAAAAGCTGGTCGATTACGCAATTAATTGTCATTTCTCTGAAATTAGCAGTGCTGGTGAGCAACGCTACATTGAGTTTTTAACTGCTGTATTAGATAAACAAGTTGAGCTGGTCGTAAGTTGGATGCGAGTTGGCTTTATACATGGTGTAATGAATACCGACAACACTTTGATTAGTGGTGAAACTATCGATTATGGCCCATGTGCGATGATGAACCAGTTTGACCTAGACACGGTGTTCAGTTCGATTGATCACCAAGGGCGCTATTCATTTGGTAATCAGCCCAATATTGCCAATTGGAATGTTGCGCGTTTAGCTGAAAGCTTGATTCCTTTATTTGATGAGCAAGATGGTGCCGTAGAAAAACTTTCGTCGGTTGTGAATGGTTTTGCTGATAAATTTAATGATGCATTTAATGCTATGTGGCAGCAGAAATTAGGGTTAGCAGGTCAGCAAGAAGGTGATCATGTTTTGGTTTCAGAATTACTTGCTTTAATGAAGCAGCATCAACTTGATTATACCAATACATTTAATGCACTCACTGAATCTTTAGTAAGTGATTTTACTGTGGATTATAGGTTGAAAGGGTGGGTTTTAAAGTGGAAGCTAAGAACAACTGCTGAAAGTTACAGCGTCATGAGAGCCGTTAATCCTGCAGTCATCCCGCGTAATCATAATATAGAAAGCATAATAGCTGAATTTGAAAAAGCAGGTAGTAGCTTATTATTAAATGATTTTCTTGAAGTGATTTCAGAGCCATACACATACTTTAAAGAACATCAAAGTTGGTACGAGTTGCCAAGTGATGGTGACAAAAACTATCAAACTTTCTGTGGCACATAAATGATAGTTACACCTCTGAAAGAAAAAAGTTATTTATCGCTTTAAAATGTTCGTAGATTGAGCAGGACATTGACTGGTGATATCATTGATTTAAAGTAAATTATTGCTTTAAGTGGTGTTACACTACTATGCTGGTAGTTTGAAAGTTTTAATTAGTATAAATTGCCACTGAATAGATTACTTTTATTAATAGTAAAGTATTAGTAAATATAAAGTATAGCTGTTTATAAAATTTCATTAAATTAGTTTTTAAGCTGCTATATAGTTTTAAGTACTCGAAATACATTAGCTTCAATAGCTTTATTGTGAAAATGGGAAGGAAATAATGAAACTAAAATCACTTACTATTGCGTTAGCACTTGCTGCAACTAGTACAACAGGCTTCGCTGCCGAAAAAGAAGGTTTTTATATTGGCGCATTCGGCGATTACTATGATAACTCTTGGGAAAATGTTCGCGATTATCCGCCAGGTGGATTAAATGTAGATGATTCAACTGGATGGGGTCTGGAATTAGGTTATCGTTTTAGCGATTATTGGAGCGCTCGTTTAGAGTACGCTGATATGGACTTCGATTGGAATGCAGAGCTTAATGATGGCACATCTGTAAGTGGTTCAGAAAGCGGCAAGCGCTACGGTATCGATGCGCTATACCATTTAGGTGGCGGCCCTTTCTACGGTATTTTCGGTCTTAAAAATCTGGATGCAGTTGACGAAGATCTAATGTTCGCAAACGTAGGTGCTGGTTACCAGCACTACTTCACAGATAACTTTGCTTTTAATGCTGAAACATCTTTATACCAAGGTCTTGATCGTGGTTATACAGATGTTGGTGCTAAACTGGGTATTAGCTATATCTTTGGCGATCAAAGTGCGCCTGCTCCGGTAGAGCCTGCACCTGTAGTCGCTGCACCAACTGACAGTGATAATGACGGTGTAATGGATGCAGATGATCAGTGTGCAAACACACCGATGACTGATGCTGTCGACAGCACTGGTTGTACTCTATATGAAGAAAAAGAGGCAACTATAACTTTACTAGTTACGTTCCCGCATGACGTTGCAGAAGTACCTAATCAATACTTTAGCGACATTGCAGATGTTGCAGCCTTTATGAAAGAAAATGAAGGTACTTCAGTAGTACTTGAAGGGCATGCATCAGCAGTTGGTGACGCTGATTACAACATGATGCTTTCTGAAAAGCGTGCTAAAGATGTTGCTGAAGAGCTAGTTAAAGACGGCATTTCTTCAGATAGAATCTCTACGGTTGGCTATGGTGAAGAGCGTTTGAAAAATAAAGCGTATACACTTGAGGCACATGCAGAGAATCGTCGCGTAGAAGCTCAAATCACGAGCGTTGAAAAAGTTAAAGTACTTCGTAAGTAAGTTATTATATTTAAGGTAGAAATTCCTTATTTAATTAATAATATATAACTAGGGCCGGACTAATTTTATTAGTCCGGCCTTTTTTTGAATGAAATTCAATATTTACT
The nucleotide sequence above comes from Pseudoalteromonas shioyasakiensis. Encoded proteins:
- a CDS encoding phospholipase A gives rise to the protein MGWRIWLAAAGLFSVPVFAQTEQPQTNEQDDALELVKQCILNEAIGGDGKQTLEELRKKCSDLDESKKLTALDKRKAREEVSKKNRNVITPHKRNYILPLSYVSNPNERPFDGLKDLAEEVDGEPLDNLEVKYQLSIKVPIFEGFSDKDQGIFFAFTLQSFWQFYNKDISSPFRETNYEPEIFWMNYLDPEHVLWGDEMAIAIGASHQSNGRSQPNSRSWNRIYADFLWEKDGFVFSFKPWYRIPEDKKDDELKARGDDNPDIYKYMGYFEFSGAYRYNEHEFSFMTRNNLNSDNRGAIQLDWSFPLWGRLRGYAQYFNGYGESLIDYNADIERFGVGILLTDLL
- a CDS encoding YiiD C-terminal domain-containing protein, whose translation is MFKVTTPQSSEDWQAYYSLRWQVLRAPWGEPRGSEQDDLEQDAEHRFIKNNDGEVLGVARLHFNNHQQAQVRYMAVAEGNRNQHIGSRLLHELEKIAWTQDADELVLFARERALDFYKRHGYEVKEKAHLAYDDVQHWKMVKQKPSEPGWFRHPNWTQVLQNTWRESIPISDAMGIKVESYTDWQFTTRADLDANLNLHNTMFAGSIYSLATLTGWGATYLALKEAGLEGNIVLADANIKYLKPLNNDPRGSVELAGCKGKLADLESNGKASYHVPVNVYDGDVLVAEFEGHFIVKK
- a CDS encoding SAM-dependent methyltransferase, which encodes MEHFIEPSGAVKHSFIEDCHRLGQLIYWHKQGNYSIQVRQLNQLRWLLINETLQSVIEKRRPARLLFSHLQYLAKLWQDLEEPKKILELGLGGGAIRNYLQHTYPDSQLTSVDKNPDIIHCYKRYFGGDHANNLHCFDAQQVLEQNNKYNWIILDLFSEVDAPLFLYKHQFYTKLRAAMAKGGLLFINFLSNHPSQLKQLEHLLITEFGKRPSIVKIPDYVNHIVMIKK
- a CDS encoding 2,3,4,5-tetrahydropyridine-2,6-dicarboxylate N-succinyltransferase — encoded protein: MSWLELLNNLESGAVRAATQDENGNWHANIEVKQGILEAFKNGTNTEFPGGFVDKHNLAPQGFAADAGVRMVPGGSSVRRGAHVAKGTIIMPPAYVNIGAFIDEGTMVDSHALVGSCAQVGKNVHLSAAVQLGGVLEPIGASPVVIEDDAFIGAGCVIVEGVVVKRGAVLAPGVRLSATIPVYDCINERQLNKGEAIPENAIVIPGSRPASNAWAREQGLSMSCALIVKYRDEQSDASLLLEEVLR
- a CDS encoding D-tyrosyl-tRNA(Tyr) deacylase, with the protein product MQGLIQRVKQAKVEVAGEVVGEISQGILLLLGVEKQDTEQSAQKLLHKVSNYRIFTDEQGKMNLSLKDIKGELLVVSQFTLAADTKKGMRPSFSSAGTPEQANTLYEYFIAEAKKSGLTVAAGRFGADMQVSLCNDGPVTFNLAV
- a CDS encoding alpha/beta fold hydrolase is translated as MQLHPHYVANRDYHLSVGDGHQIHVQEYGASTGIAVVLCHGGPGAGLCPENCRFFDLERFRVIMFSQRGCGHSTPHDISKNTTSELVADLELLRNQLGIDKWLVCGESWGATLALVYAINHREHIAGLILRASFLACNSDFEWLYTKNGAGAHFYPECFNEFAHNYSDWHALLDFYQQQLNSDDQIKASKFAKLWCHWEQVLCHGEPLTNWGLQEPLVGLNQARLMVHYFRNHCFIEEAFIAENAHLLTHLPIWFIHGRADLICRYSAVQQLAEQLNAQLLILDGIGHSSDNQVYLAAMRRAADLMYIKLSRDQCKA
- a CDS encoding 4-hydroxy-tetrahydrodipicolinate synthase, which gives rise to MINNFDLNDYPLWTALVTPFSESGEVDYTALEQLVTEQQAANNGILLLGSTGEGLALSLKEQQAIVEHVCQLAPSVPLMIAVGGMNLKQQIAWVEYCNQLPIHGYLLGSPLYAKPGVVGQTHWFESLLNASHHPCMLYNVPGRSAVEISPQVIKNLADHKNLWALKEASGDISKFEGFRTASPKLAIFSGDDALMPYFAQAGAKGLVSVAANAWPSQTHEFVKRCLSGQYPNLFTDWSQAIQSLFAVANPIPVKVLMHLQGKINTPHLRPPLTHLELEQTDGITHANNTILSWN
- a CDS encoding PLP-dependent decarboxylase; the protein is MSFMSTPIKQAVEQVATHLDTPFFIYDLDKLTAHLNQLTAQTDVKLWYAVKANPLSRIIQCLDSAGFNFDVASKGELEQVLAQGIDSERVLNTGPAKSPKQISHFIARGVRTFVAESINQVRWLNEQATKANCQLQVLLRVQLRWPDSEKNPLGGDSLTPFGLGCDEWQALTVSNYPALNFDGLHIFQWGNMLSTDKLAELWRAMIEPLQRLANSLNINLNVLDLGGGLGIPYTQDANRLDWSALIETLASIKADAGVNELWMELGRYAVGECGHYVTPIVERKENYNQQQVILSGGINHLLRPAVTSQDFPAALLRESMAEPAVMTLYGPLCTALDCLGEHLLASDLNEQDWLVFSQCGAYGFTESMPYFLCHELAAEYILEQGSIECIRSAEDASYYLR
- a CDS encoding succinylglutamate desuccinylase/aspartoacylase family protein, which codes for MSKELISQENIVVGEIANGLPLTIPVYRLKGDGTGPSVYIQANMHGAEVQGNAVIYQLLEQLKSLKLRGDITLVPYANPIGCNQKSGEFTLGRFDPITGTNWNRMYRFNKALPSQIAELHKGSDDATLKAAFKEALVTDIDSQLTGPDYSLTTGKRIALNLQKLAHQADIVLDLHTGPISSQHLYCPEYAKDSASYFNIEHILLIPSDFDGAMDEASFCPWWSLSEELAKQGREFAVQVEAFTVELGSQEKIDLSAALEDANSILSYLTYKEVFVDAAYKPKAITRYACMLEDYVAYYAPMGGMVEYLAPLGGHVKAGEPIAHILRMERYLSEQPLQTLSFDKDAIAILHFASASVNQGTELYKFFTNVFEL
- a CDS encoding DNA-3-methyladenine glycosylase I, whose translation is MEKFNDIYQRAVSRKGSEDMLRALLSNPLDDTDIAKMHDDLWLEEFTRKIFQSGFYWSVINNKWAGFCEVFWDFSIEKLLMMPPDMLEQKASDERIVRNFKKVQTIPENAYMIHEVAEKHGSFSQFIADWPSDNIIGLWAYLKKHGARLGGNTGPYALRALGKDTFLLSRDVEAYLRAHELIDGGLQTKKSLQSAQNFFNELQQQSGYSLQALSQLVAYGVGDNRVGVATR